In Ptiloglossa arizonensis isolate GNS036 chromosome 6, iyPtiAriz1_principal, whole genome shotgun sequence, a single window of DNA contains:
- the LOC143147975 gene encoding uncharacterized protein LOC143147975 isoform X1 has protein sequence MNTCDVTVHTLRRHLLANFEAFVGREIMQREFNALPFANFIDESISRTVYTSSDAEFNETLQLIEKTMAYFNFEGNIANLRKSRIIEDIEQFLFFNGRNTIKDFQNLPCISVKRLLDIFSVQNTFLSRGR, from the coding sequence ATGAACACCTGTGACGTCACTGTGCACACGTTGCGTCGTCACTTGCTCGCGAACTTCGAAGCGTTCGTAGGAAGGGAAATTATGCAACGTGAATTCAATGCCTTGCCTTTTGCCAACTTCATCGACGAAAGTATATCCCGAACCGTATATACCTCGTCGGACGCAGAGTTTAACGAAACTTTACAGCTGATTGAAAAAACTATGGCGTATTTCAACTTCGAGGGAAATATCGCGAATCTACGCAAATCTAGAATCATAGAGGATATTGAACAATTTCTCTTCTTTAACGGTCGAAACACGATCAAAGACTTCCAAAATTTACCGTGTATTTCGGTAAAAAGACTTCTCGACATTTTTTCCGTTCAAAACACTTTCCTTTCTCGCGGAAGATAA
- the LOC143147975 gene encoding uncharacterized protein LOC143147975 isoform X2 yields MNRFNRRRVIKILVTRDFSIYIERENKSLLKGKTTNANSVHRNTGPILDRRLSTIPGSIDAIISKTIRNKSTSRSIMSRYVLTPQTVMRQIVTLFWQ; encoded by the exons ATGAACCGTTTCAACCGGCGTCGAGTTATCAAAATTCTCGTAACGCGAGATTTTTCCATTTACATCGAACGCGAAAACAAGAGTTTGCTCAAAGGG AAGACTACCAACGCGAATTCTGTTCACAGAAATACTGGACCGATACTCGATCGACGGTTATCAACGATACCGGGATCGATCGATGCAATTATATCGAAAACGATTCGTAATAAATCGACGAGTCGATCGATAATGTCTCGATACGTTTTAACACCGCAGACAGTAATGCGACAGATCGTTACCTTATTCTGGCAATAA
- the LOC143148257 gene encoding uncharacterized protein LOC143148257, protein METRDNHRRLISFFSQESSDNLYARQPAYNPSYKPVEDTVETVTNRVDRERIVSAEEKDDTCVTFCILGVVVVAAALAVIVFVLYLVVNNAHSNHLSRRAKNTDRDQKLLLITKIFNSTIGKRLAKHNKTYQ, encoded by the exons ATGGAAACTCGAGACAACCACCGTCGActgatttcatttttttcgcaAGAATCCTCCGATAATCTTTACGCGAGGCAGCCAGCGTACAACCCGTCTTACAAACCGGTCGAAGACACCGTTGAGACAGTAACGAACCGCGTCGATCGAGAGAGAATCGTTTCAGCGGAAGAAAAGGACG ACACCTGTGTGACTTTTTGCATCCTCGGGGTCGTTGTTGTTGCTGCCGCCCTTGCCGTGATCGTTTTCGTTTTGTACCTCGTCGTAAATAACGCGCACAGTAATCATCTGTCCCGTCGAGCGAAAAATACCGATCGCGATCAAAAATTGCTACTGATCACGAAGATATTTAATTCGACCATCGGAAAGAGACTGGCAAAGCACAACAAGACGTATCAATGA
- the LOC143148765 gene encoding uncharacterized protein LOC143148765, which translates to MQNGVALRVIQCAPPSYAEAMNETATREGKDRAPPAYDQHHSFSESSTPSDSQQDYFSDVYVQRSNFESQQTIPSIEPHTEIHEGSYCLKLSTLIVIMVIVTSIIKLFLMHS; encoded by the exons ATGCAGAACGGAGTGGCACTTCGTGTAATCCAGTGTGCACCGCCTTCCTATGCAGAGGCCATGAACGAAACTGCAACGAGGGAAGGCAAGGATCGGGCACCACCTGCTTACGATCAACATCATAGTTTTAGCGAATCATCGACACCCAGTGATTCGCAGCAAGACTATTTTTCGGACGTTTACGTTCAACGATCCAACTTTGAGTCCCAACAAACCATCCCGTCGATAGAGCCACACACGGAGATACACGAAG gaTCCTACTGTCTGAAATTGTCCACCTTAATCGTGATCATGGTTATCGTAACGAGTATTATAAAGTTATTTCTGATGCATTCATAG
- the LOC143148736 gene encoding uncharacterized protein LOC143148736 encodes MEHVRTNGCQDKAYPGASYLETGYSSAPPPYSPEINYSNPNASGYSNIVPEIHSVTINPSPVPVYIVDQDRPPRTIVYRVYKRKGSCCIGLGTVLLLIAIGAVIRAIFVSQRNH; translated from the exons ATGGAGCACGTGAGAACGAATGGCTGCCAAGACAAGGCCTATCCCGGTGCCTCGTACTTGGAAACTGGATATTCATCGGCACCGCCTCCTTATTCGCCAGAGATCAATTATTCGAACCCTAATGCGTCAGGGTACTCGAATATCGTGCCGGAAATTCACTCTGTTACGATAAATCCGTCGCCAGTGCCCGTTTACATCGTCGATCAAGACAGACCTCCGAGGACGATCGTTTACCGTGTGTACAAGCGCAAAG gaTCCTGTTGCATAGGATTGGGCACCGTATTACTTCTAATTGCTATAGGAGCTGTCATAAGAGCGATTTTCGTATCTCAACGGAATCATTAA